GTGTTTGTTCCGTTGTTAGCACGAGACAAATACAATAAAATGGATTCATCCTTGGCCTCTTTATCTCTGTTTTTAGCACGGGCACCTTGCTCCCATTGTACACTTTTTAAGTAGGACGTCGCTTCATCACGAAGCATATCGAGTTCGGTTAATTTTATAGGGAATGTCGAGTTGTGTTCCATGTATTTTTAGTTTTCAGTCTCAGTTTACAAAACTGCATACTGTGACTGCGAATGTTCACTTTTTTAAATCTATTTTTAATTCAGTAAGCTCAATTGGCACTTCAGCCAATCCATTCATCAATTCTGGGGTTTTATTATAAAACAATTGAATAATTCTATGCGGTGCAAAAACATACTTTTGTTTCAAAACATCGTCCCATTTTTGCAAAGTTTGTCTACTAAAAAACCCACCTTCCTTAAATTCACTTTCCGATTTCACCTCATCCATTTTAAAAGAAATAGCATACGATTCAAGCGGAACTTCCTTTTTGCCAATACTTTCTAAAATAGCGTGTGTTAATTGGTTTTCATCTTTTGCAAAAACATTGTGGATAGGTCCTAAATCAATACGCTTTATTAGCTTCGGAAATACTTTTGGCAATTTCCTGTCAATGGTATGCGCCATCATATCTAAGCTCATGTCTCGGTCGGCGACGGATTTTAAAACCTCATAAATATCTTCTTTATGCTCCCTCGCATCTGTTCCGCTGTAATCAAAATACATAAAGCAGATAAACGGACGGTTATGCGATACATCATAAAAACTCCAACTCGTCATATATTTTGTTTCAACCTCCTCTGGCGCATTAATAATCTTGCCCTGCACAAAACGGTTAAAAATGTATTGTTTGTTTACCGAAGTATAATACACAATCGAAGCCGCCTGAAATAATTTACTCTTTTTTATTGGTTGTTTTTTATGCATTAGGGTATGCAAAAACTCCTCTTTTAACTTTGCAATGGGTGTAAGCTTTCCGATGTATTCATCACGTAATTCCAAATCGTTGAACAGATACCGGAACTCCAAATAGTTGGGGAAACCAGATTCGGTTAAATCCACTTTCATATTATCTTCATCATCGTACATGTATTTTATACGCATGGCTTCAATGGAGTACAGAAGCAAATCGCAATATTGCTTAAAAAGCAACACTTCCTGCTCGTTACAAAGCTTTTGTCTTTGTACGGCCACTATCAATTCTTTAAGAGCAAAATCTATCATTTTATGATAAAAAATATATTGCTCCTTAGAATCAAGAACAGCAGAATCGAGAGGTGTAACAATATGATTTATGGACATTAATTCAGTATTCGGTTGTAGTACTCAGTGCACAGTATCACCAAAGCACAGTAATATTTTTATTTAATTATTTGGGCTTTACCTCCCCGATAGTTATCGGGAGTTCGGGCTATCCGTTACAAGTCCTCGCTCCTGCGTCACTGTGGGCTTTTCACTATTATCCCTAACGCTGAAGCCTCCATAATCCCTAAACACTAGCGGAATACTTTGGCGACGGACAAAAGTTGTGACGTTATTCCGTCACACAATAATTAACTCAACAAATCATCAGATCCAGCTTCAGGCTTAGGTTTCCCAGTGGGTTTACCACCATCACCTGCTGGTTTATTAGCATCGGCTTTATAATAATCTTCAAAAAGCTCTTTCATATCAATACCGTAACGATCGGCAAAATTCTTTTGTATTTCACCATCTTTAGCCCTTATTTCCTGTAAAGCTTCAGCATAACTACCATAAACACCTTGCATCACTTTTTCGTGTACAGGTATATTATCCATCATATCTTGTCGGGCTTTAGCACTTGCCGTATGCATCGCCGCTAAAGTTTCCCCGATATGCTCATCGGTTTTAACTCCCAAATGTTCTAAAATAGCAGCAAATTCTTGGTCGGTTCTGGCTTTTAAGGCCACTACATAGCCATCATAATACTTTAGCCTTTCTTCGGTATCACTTTTTAATTTAGCACGATGTGTTTGCAGGTTACTACGTAAAGAAGTCAGTACTTTTATGGTTAAATTATGTTTGTGAACAAAACTGTCCTTACTCGCCGCCAAAGTCGTGTAGGCATTTTTTAGACCTTCCAATTCTTCTACTTTTTGTTCTAACTCCGTTACTTTTCCAATGGCTTGGGCATACTCGGCAGATTGCTTGTCTGCAATATCTTCCAGTTCCTGTCGAGCCTGTTTCAACAGTGCATATTGTTCTTCAAGTTTGGTTTCTACTTCTTTTTTCTTTTCTAAAGCCTTAGTGTGATTCTTTGTGGCCTCAACAATGGCCTCCTGCAATTTATCTTCAACTTCTTTAATTTCAACCTCACGGTTTTTTAAACGCGATACCGCAGCCTGCGATTTGTAAGACAACTCTCTTAAAAGCGTTTGCACATCTGCACTTTCAATACGCTCTTGAAACATCGCTTTGGCTTTATTGTCGGCAGCTGCTCTTGTTTTTTCAGCGGCCTTCAAGGTTTCCTGAGCTTTTCTAATTTTACTTTTACGCCCCCAAAGATTGTTCCACCAAGTATCAGGTTTTGCCTCTGCATCTTCCAACTCTATTTTAGCACGCTCCAATGCTTTTTGGGCATCGTCGATAACTTTTTGTTCTGTGGCATTTAAGGAAGAGAATTTCTCGAAAATAATGCCCACCTCATCTTGATAATCGGTTAAATCTTTAATGGCATCAAGAAGCGTTGTGCGGTCCTTTTCGGCCATGTGAACAACATCATCTAAAGTGGCATTCAATATTTTTTGACGCACTTCTGGATCGTCTTCTTGCGACAACTTAGATTTCATCGTGTCTATGGCTTTGCCCCAATTAACATCTACTTTTTCTGTTTTTTCGTTTGAAGAGGTTTCTAATAAATCAAAATCATCTGACATGGTATGTTTAGTTTTTAAGTTGAAAAAAATTACGGACAAGCAATTTCGTTAAAAAATATGAATTTCAAAATTTTAAATGCTCTAAAAATATGTATGACGGAGGTTTTATTTGTTACAAAAATTATTAAACATTTTAACAATCTGCCGAATAATATTATGATAGATTTCGATTTTTGATCAATAAAATGCCTTATATTTGAACAGCTATTAATCAATTATAGCACCGCTATGATCGCTAATGTAACCATTTCAGGCCTGCCATGTACAGCTTTGTTTTTTGGAGCCATAACCACCACAGTCCTTATTACTGTAGGTGCGTTTTTTGCCATTCTATTGCTTTTGGGCTTAAGAAAATCTTACAAACTAAAAAAAGAGAATGAACGCTTGGAAGCTATGAACAATAAAATAGCTGAGGAAGAAGATAAACCTTACCGAGATTTTACCGAAGGCCATATTTACGGGGGTGACAACTAAAAAACGCCCACTTTTCAGTGAGCGTCTCCCATAATTACCTTACTAGTTTTTTATACTTGATTCGTTTCGGCATCACATCACCGCCCAATCGTTTCTTTTTGTTTTCCTCATAATCAGAGAAACTACCTTCAAAGAAATAGACTTGACTATTACCTTCAAAGGACAAAATATGTGTACATATTCTATCTAAAAACCATCTATCGTGCGATATCACCACGGCACATCCCGCAAAATTTTCCAAACCTTCCTCTAAGGCTCGAAGTGTATTAACATCTAAATCGTTTGTAGGCTCATCCAAAAGTAATACGTTACCCTCTTCTTTTAAAGTCATGGCCAAATGCAGACGGTTTCGCTCGCCTCCGGAGAGTAATTTAACTTTTTTATTTTGTTCGCTTCCGCTGAAATTAAAACGACTTAAATAGGCCCGGGAATTAACTTGTCTCCCTCCCATCATAATCAACTCTTGCTCATCACTAAAATTCTGCCAAATGGTTTTTTCGGGATCTATGTTGGAGTGACTTTGATCTACATAAGCTATTTTAGCTGTTTCGCCAACGATAAACTCACCTTTATCAGGCGTTTCCTCGCCCATTATCATTCTAAAGATCGTGGTTTTACCAGCACCATTAGGTCCAATTACGCCAACAATACCTGCTTGGGGTAAATTGAAGTTTAAGTCTTCATATAACAACTTATCGCCGTAACCTTTACTCACTCCTCTTGCTTCTATAACATTAGTACCCAGCCTTGGTCCATTTGGAATATAGATTTCTAATTTTTCATCTAACTGCTTTTGGTCTTGGCTTAGGAGTTTGTCGTAATTCTTTAAA
This genomic stretch from Flavobacteriaceae bacterium GSB9 harbors:
- a CDS encoding microtubule-binding protein, with protein sequence MSDDFDLLETSSNEKTEKVDVNWGKAIDTMKSKLSQEDDPEVRQKILNATLDDVVHMAEKDRTTLLDAIKDLTDYQDEVGIIFEKFSSLNATEQKVIDDAQKALERAKIELEDAEAKPDTWWNNLWGRKSKIRKAQETLKAAEKTRAAADNKAKAMFQERIESADVQTLLRELSYKSQAAVSRLKNREVEIKEVEDKLQEAIVEATKNHTKALEKKKEVETKLEEQYALLKQARQELEDIADKQSAEYAQAIGKVTELEQKVEELEGLKNAYTTLAASKDSFVHKHNLTIKVLTSLRSNLQTHRAKLKSDTEERLKYYDGYVVALKARTDQEFAAILEHLGVKTDEHIGETLAAMHTASAKARQDMMDNIPVHEKVMQGVYGSYAEALQEIRAKDGEIQKNFADRYGIDMKELFEDYYKADANKPAGDGGKPTGKPKPEAGSDDLLS